In Micromonospora sp. WMMA1363, a genomic segment contains:
- a CDS encoding acetyl-CoA carboxylase carboxyltransferase subunit alpha yields MTATAPRDEQLWTRCAGCATLLYRKRLRRNLDVCPECGTHARLDAPARLAQLVDPGSFAALPDRAAEVDPIGFVDVLPYPHRLAAARGDTGLAEAVICGTARIAGHTCALAVMDFRFLGGSLGCAVGELITRTAERALAERVPLVLVTASGGARMQEGVLSLMQMATVSQAIAALRGAGVPSVSILTDPTYGGVAASFATNTDVVLAESGARMGFAGPRVIRQVTGRDLPDGFQTAEFLLRHGQVDMVVPRHALRGRLAALLAVAGRRSGGPRPAQPSADVGAAGGTGLPRGGARDAWDTVRLARHPGRPTSLDYLESAFDGFVELHGDRLGGDCAAVVGGLAELGGRPVMVIGHQKGHTTAELMARNFGMASPAGHRKALRLMRLAARWGLPVVTLVDTPGADPAVDAEEHGQAAAIAENILALATLPTPVVAVITGEGGSGGALALAVADRVLMLEHAVYSVISPEGCAAILWPDRSAAPQAARALRLTSVDLHRLGVVDALVPEPTPAAHHDPAEAVRALREAVLAHLIPLLDLPTGTLVRQRRNRFRRYGAARLGVRAGAR; encoded by the coding sequence ATGACCGCCACGGCTCCCCGGGACGAGCAGCTCTGGACCCGCTGCGCCGGCTGCGCCACCCTGCTGTACCGCAAGCGGCTGCGCCGCAACCTTGACGTCTGCCCGGAGTGCGGCACGCACGCCCGGCTCGACGCGCCCGCGCGGCTGGCCCAGCTGGTCGACCCCGGGTCGTTCGCCGCCCTGCCGGACCGAGCCGCCGAAGTGGACCCGATCGGCTTCGTCGATGTGCTGCCGTACCCGCACCGCCTCGCCGCGGCGCGGGGCGACACCGGCCTGGCCGAGGCCGTCATCTGTGGCACCGCCAGGATCGCCGGGCATACCTGCGCCCTGGCGGTGATGGACTTCCGGTTCCTCGGTGGCAGCCTGGGCTGCGCGGTCGGGGAACTGATTACCCGCACCGCCGAGCGGGCGCTCGCCGAACGGGTTCCCCTGGTCCTGGTCACCGCCTCCGGCGGCGCACGGATGCAGGAGGGCGTCCTGTCGCTGATGCAGATGGCCACGGTCAGCCAGGCGATCGCCGCCCTGCGCGGAGCCGGCGTGCCGAGCGTCAGCATCCTGACCGACCCGACCTACGGTGGCGTGGCCGCGTCTTTCGCCACCAACACCGACGTGGTGCTCGCCGAGAGCGGCGCCCGGATGGGCTTCGCCGGACCCCGGGTGATCCGCCAGGTCACCGGACGGGACCTGCCCGACGGCTTCCAAACCGCCGAGTTCCTGCTGCGGCACGGCCAGGTGGACATGGTGGTGCCGCGGCACGCGTTGCGGGGCCGGCTCGCGGCGCTGCTCGCCGTAGCCGGGCGGCGTTCCGGAGGGCCCCGGCCGGCGCAGCCGTCGGCGGATGTCGGGGCGGCCGGTGGCACCGGTCTGCCCCGAGGCGGTGCACGGGACGCCTGGGACACGGTCCGGCTGGCCCGGCACCCGGGTCGGCCAACCTCCCTTGACTACCTGGAGTCGGCGTTCGACGGCTTCGTCGAACTGCACGGCGACCGGCTCGGCGGGGACTGCGCGGCGGTCGTCGGTGGTCTCGCCGAGCTGGGCGGCCGGCCGGTCATGGTGATCGGGCATCAGAAGGGGCACACCACGGCCGAGCTGATGGCCCGCAACTTCGGGATGGCCAGCCCGGCCGGGCACCGCAAGGCGCTGCGTCTGATGAGGCTCGCGGCGCGGTGGGGCCTGCCCGTGGTCACGCTCGTCGACACGCCGGGCGCCGACCCGGCGGTGGACGCGGAGGAGCACGGCCAGGCGGCGGCGATCGCGGAGAACATTCTCGCCCTGGCCACGCTCCCCACACCCGTGGTCGCGGTCATCACCGGCGAGGGTGGCAGCGGCGGTGCCCTCGCCCTCGCGGTCGCCGACCGGGTGCTGATGCTGGAACACGCCGTCTACTCGGTGATCAGTCCTGAGGGGTGCGCGGCGATCCTCTGGCCGGACCGCTCCGCGGCCCCGCAGGCGGCTCGCGCGTTGCGGCTGACCAGCGTGGACCTGCACCGCCTCGGGGTCGTCGACGCGTTGGTGCCCGAGCCGACCCCGGCCGCGCACCACGATCCGGCGGAGGCTGTGCGGGCGCTGCGGGAGGCGGTGCTGGCGCACCTGATACCGCTGCTTGACCTGCCCACCGGGACCCTGGTCCGGCAACGCCGGAACCGCTTCCGTCGCTACGGGGCCGCCCGTCTCGGCGTTCGGGCGGGCGCCCGGTGA